The following coding sequences lie in one Capnocytophaga stomatis genomic window:
- a CDS encoding HsdM family class I SAM-dependent methyltransferase, with product MDNHHLTFKKNIVNLGFTTEDDCLYLIDNTDNLAEPQIQFHLDKARKLSASAIYLRKQLNGSYKPQVYLFDFTDRNFEETNEPELAQIQTNIWSSGEVPLACIFYRTEIKILDCTKHITKEYKPEYLVRELKLTGKTHELYNEQFAVKIKSGIFWEEEELKNKFKFQNSAYDKLIDNIRYVSKKLTTEFTTISVEIVNKIIVQSILIKYLEETIDSNGNELLSKKYFQKYNDALSFSDVLKQQGKFVELLSDLNKDFNGNVFRWDSAEEDNLKELDLSILADLLSTNKTDLNSNQLELEFNDWRYFEFKFIPVELISRLYEEFLAEDKQDKGLYYTPSHLAKLLVDECIPLKKYKDIDLKEYTILDPACGSGIFLVVAFKRLVQIWRLQNNMATPNIDDLKSILKNIYGVDKEEQAVRLASFSLSLALCNELNPITILNELKFDDLTKTNLIHSDFFECKAIENKKFDLVIGNPPYVRGGTKDFEKNTTKFIQKEIEIPNNQIALKFLGDSYSFLKKRGLQCLLVKSSGILYNTGSRFYLETLLTETNVVQILDFTALARNKSLWDNKKVSFSVDGKKKETPLEVETAAIFIKEGKPNFSRNILHLTFRRTKATKERIIFEIDDYDLHFVNRQTAISNKFIWKNNLLGGGRIKQTIEKLSNTKKLEEFFENYGIYGEGVGGAKSLHNDAFLGDKIESSFITQQYISSFEGLKEKEVYKYPNFLIKENIELPFSYNDKPIKFSNEIVGFYSSEEQRLRQLASYFKSNIDVLKFYNICTSGKLLVYKNTACKQEDILNLPFDFNINLLLSEMDNKIISDVNNIMQMFIRNGENSKALQPIKQHNLFSIISNYGTEFSRALNTIYQNESHKFRLSDVVQLKNSLIATVFKYDNENTEPKFHKDLSELGIQGLTTNDISVHLSVNRIIKLYPEKDTIVFVKPNQYRYWLSLTAYRDADKCFSDFSNAGY from the coding sequence ATGGATAATCATCACCTAACTTTTAAAAAAAACATAGTAAATCTTGGATTTACTACAGAGGATGATTGCCTATACTTAATAGATAATACTGATAACTTAGCAGAGCCTCAAATTCAATTTCATTTGGATAAGGCTCGAAAATTAAGTGCTTCGGCTATCTACTTACGAAAACAACTTAATGGAAGCTACAAGCCTCAAGTATATCTGTTTGATTTTACCGATAGAAACTTTGAAGAGACAAATGAACCTGAGTTAGCTCAAATTCAGACTAATATATGGAGTAGTGGTGAAGTTCCATTAGCTTGTATCTTCTATAGAACAGAAATTAAAATTCTTGACTGCACAAAGCATATAACAAAAGAATATAAACCCGAATATTTAGTAAGAGAGTTAAAATTAACAGGAAAAACTCATGAGTTATATAACGAACAATTTGCCGTAAAAATAAAAAGTGGAATTTTTTGGGAAGAAGAAGAGCTAAAAAATAAATTTAAATTCCAAAATTCTGCTTATGATAAATTGATTGATAATATCCGTTATGTGTCGAAAAAGCTAACAACTGAGTTTACTACTATTTCAGTTGAAATAGTTAATAAAATAATTGTTCAATCAATACTGATAAAATATTTAGAAGAAACCATCGATAGTAATGGTAATGAATTATTATCAAAGAAATATTTTCAAAAATACAATGATGCCTTATCTTTTAGTGATGTTTTAAAACAACAAGGTAAATTTGTAGAACTTCTTTCGGATTTAAACAAAGATTTTAATGGAAATGTATTTAGATGGGATAGTGCAGAAGAAGATAATCTAAAAGAATTAGATTTGTCTATTCTTGCTGATTTATTATCAACTAATAAAACAGACTTGAATTCTAATCAACTAGAATTAGAATTTAACGATTGGAGGTATTTTGAATTTAAGTTTATTCCTGTTGAGTTGATTAGTCGTTTGTATGAAGAGTTTTTAGCAGAGGATAAACAAGATAAAGGATTGTATTATACTCCTTCGCATCTAGCAAAATTATTGGTTGATGAATGTATTCCGTTAAAAAAATATAAAGATATTGATTTAAAAGAATATACGATTTTAGACCCTGCTTGTGGTTCGGGAATTTTTTTGGTAGTGGCTTTTAAGCGATTAGTGCAGATATGGCGACTCCAAAATAATATGGCAACTCCAAATATTGATGATTTAAAATCAATTTTGAAAAACATTTACGGTGTTGATAAAGAGGAACAAGCAGTACGATTGGCATCATTCAGCTTGAGTTTGGCTTTGTGTAACGAATTGAATCCTATTACAATTTTAAATGAATTGAAATTTGATGATTTAACAAAAACAAATTTAATTCATTCTGATTTTTTTGAATGTAAAGCCATTGAAAATAAGAAATTTGATTTGGTAATAGGAAACCCGCCTTATGTTAGAGGAGGTACGAAAGATTTTGAAAAAAACACTACCAAATTTATTCAAAAAGAGATAGAAATTCCAAACAATCAAATAGCTTTAAAATTTTTGGGAGATTCGTACTCTTTCTTAAAGAAAAGAGGATTGCAGTGTCTATTGGTAAAATCTTCGGGAATATTATATAATACTGGATCAAGATTTTATTTAGAAACATTGCTCACTGAAACAAATGTTGTCCAAATATTAGATTTTACAGCTCTTGCAAGAAATAAATCATTATGGGATAACAAAAAAGTTTCTTTCTCTGTTGATGGAAAAAAGAAAGAAACTCCTCTAGAAGTGGAGACAGCTGCTATTTTTATTAAAGAAGGAAAGCCTAATTTTTCAAGAAATATATTACATTTAACATTCAGAAGAACAAAAGCTACTAAAGAGCGAATAATTTTTGAAATAGATGACTATGACTTACATTTTGTAAATCGTCAAACTGCGATAAGTAATAAATTTATTTGGAAAAATAACCTATTAGGAGGAGGAAGAATAAAACAAACAATTGAAAAATTGTCTAACACAAAAAAATTAGAAGAGTTTTTTGAAAATTATGGGATTTATGGAGAAGGTGTTGGAGGTGCTAAATCTTTACATAATGATGCTTTTTTAGGTGATAAAATAGAATCATCTTTTATAACACAACAGTATATTTCATCTTTTGAAGGATTGAAAGAAAAAGAAGTCTATAAATATCCTAACTTCTTAATTAAAGAGAATATTGAATTACCTTTTTCATATAATGATAAGCCAATAAAATTTTCAAATGAAATAGTTGGTTTTTATTCATCTGAAGAACAAAGATTAAGACAATTAGCATCTTACTTTAAAAGCAATATTGATGTTTTGAAATTCTATAATATATGTACGAGTGGTAAATTACTTGTTTATAAAAATACGGCTTGTAAACAAGAGGATATATTAAATCTTCCTTTTGATTTTAATATAAATCTTTTACTATCCGAAATGGATAATAAAATCATTAGTGATGTTAATAATATAATGCAAATGTTTATTCGAAATGGTGAAAATTCAAAAGCCTTACAACCAATAAAACAGCATAATTTATTTTCCATTATTTCAAATTATGGAACCGAATTTTCACGAGCATTAAATACGATTTATCAAAACGAAAGCCACAAATTTAGACTATCTGATGTCGTTCAGTTGAAAAATTCATTAATAGCAACTGTTTTTAAGTATGATAATGAAAATACAGAACCTAAATTCCATAAAGATTTGTCTGAATTAGGCATTCAAGGACTTACAACTAACGATATTTCGGTTCATTTATCGGTAAATAGGATAATAAAATTATATCCTGAAAAAGATACCATTGTTTTTGTAAAACCAAATCAATATAGGTATTGGCTTTCATTAACGGCTTACCGAGATGCAGATAAATGTTTTTCTGATTTTTCAAACGCAGGTTATTAG
- a CDS encoding DUF3408 domain-containing protein, with product MSKKSYLCPVKRVRGTSSDVDAFSKTQEKNPQTKNEKPASKKESPRKVKSDNLSYETLFFRQGDTSAREGKSVYIRSEYHQRIARIVQVIGEDKISIYTYLDNVLKAHFEQYKQEIAESFQEKYKPIF from the coding sequence TTGTCAAAAAAATCTTACCTTTGCCCTGTGAAGCGGGTGCGGGGGACTTCTTCGGATGTTGATGCTTTTTCAAAAACGCAAGAGAAAAATCCTCAAACGAAAAACGAAAAACCTGCTTCCAAAAAAGAATCGCCTCGAAAGGTAAAATCCGATAATCTTTCGTATGAAACCCTATTTTTTAGGCAGGGGGACACATCGGCAAGAGAAGGGAAGTCTGTGTATATTCGCTCGGAATATCATCAACGTATTGCTCGAATTGTTCAAGTTATCGGTGAGGACAAAATTAGTATTTATACTTATTTGGATAATGTTTTAAAAGCTCATTTTGAGCAATATAAACAAGAAATTGCCGAAAGTTTTCAAGAAAAATACAAACCTATTTTTTAG